The sequence CCTGGACCGTCCCGGTCGGCGCGACCGCGCCGGAGGCCGCGGGCGTCATCCACAGCGACTTCCAGCGCGGCTTCATCAAGGCCGAGGTCGTCTCCTACGCCGACCTGGTCGAGGCCGGATCGATGGCGGCCGCCAAGGCCGCCGGCAAGGTCCGGATCGAGGGCAAGGAGTACGTCATGCAGGACGGCGACGTGGTGGAGTTCCGCTTCAACGTCTGACGGTGGGGCCGGATCGTAAAGGTTCTAGGTTGGGCGGGTGACCCCGACTCACCACGCCGTAGAGATGGAAGACCTCACCCGATTGCGGCAACTTCTAGATGCTGGAGCCGCCGTCGAGGATCCCAACGAGCAAGGCATGACTCTGTTGCATCATGCCGTGGACTTGGAGGGCGATGGTGCTCTCCAGTCCGGGGGGCCTCTGCATGTGGACGTTACGGCCCTGCTGCTGGCCCGAGGCGCGAACCCCTACGCCGCCGATCGTGAAGGCCGCACGCCGTTGGACTACGCCCTGGCTAATGGGCACTGGCTTGCCGTGGAGCTGCTGGCGGCATGGAGCCGCGACCGAGGGCCGGCCAGCCCGGGTGACTAATTGGGTGACGATGGGTGTGATCAG comes from Micromonospora purpureochromogenes and encodes:
- a CDS encoding ankyrin repeat domain-containing protein, encoding MTPTHHAVEMEDLTRLRQLLDAGAAVEDPNEQGMTLLHHAVDLEGDGALQSGGPLHVDVTALLLARGANPYAADREGRTPLDYALANGHWLAVELLAAWSRDRGPASPGD